A stretch of the Mesorhizobium sp. Pch-S genome encodes the following:
- a CDS encoding RNA methyltransferase — protein sequence MTDYENRRAVGQVKEVTSLANPLVKDIKALALKKFRDSQNAFMAEGLKLIIDALDLGWQIKTLVFAKAGRGNQAVEKVAARTVAAGGMVLEVSEKVLSAITRRENPQMVVGVFSQKYMTLKDVRPKNGDVWVALDRVRDPGNLGTVLRTVDAVGAKGVILIGDTTDPFSLETVRATMGSVFAVPVARATQDAFLSWRKGFPGLVVGTHLKGAVDYRSVDFSNRPVLLLMGNEQQGLPDDLAASCDRLLRIPQAGRADSLNLAVATGVMLFEIRRGALTLEDRS from the coding sequence ATGACGGACTATGAGAACCGCCGTGCCGTCGGGCAGGTCAAAGAGGTCACCAGCCTGGCCAACCCGCTGGTGAAAGACATCAAGGCGCTGGCGCTGAAGAAATTCCGCGATAGCCAGAATGCGTTCATGGCCGAAGGCCTGAAACTGATCATCGATGCGCTCGACCTCGGCTGGCAGATCAAGACGCTGGTCTTCGCCAAGGCTGGGCGCGGCAACCAGGCTGTCGAAAAGGTCGCCGCCCGCACCGTCGCTGCAGGCGGCATGGTGCTCGAGGTTTCAGAAAAAGTGCTGTCCGCCATCACCCGTCGCGAGAATCCGCAGATGGTGGTGGGTGTCTTCTCGCAGAAATACATGACGCTGAAGGACGTCCGCCCGAAAAATGGCGATGTCTGGGTGGCGCTTGACCGCGTACGCGATCCCGGCAACCTAGGCACGGTACTGCGTACCGTCGACGCTGTCGGCGCCAAGGGCGTCATCCTGATCGGCGACACCACCGATCCGTTCTCGCTTGAGACCGTACGGGCCACCATGGGGTCGGTCTTCGCCGTGCCGGTCGCCAGGGCAACGCAGGATGCCTTCCTGTCTTGGCGCAAGGGCTTCCCCGGCCTTGTGGTCGGCACGCATCTCAAGGGCGCTGTCGACTATCGCTCGGTCGATTTTTCGAACCGCCCGGTGCTGCTCCTGATGGGCAACGAGCAACAGGGCTTGCCGGACGATCTCGCCGCCAGCTGCGACAGGCTGCTGCGCATCCCGCAAGCCGGACGCGCGGACTCACTGAACCTGGCAGTCGCCACCGGCGTCATGCTTTTCGAGATTAGACGTGGCGCGCTGACGCTGGAGGACCGATCCTGA
- a CDS encoding class I SAM-dependent rRNA methyltransferase, with protein MLTRREGVLPAEKLPLILEVAPNADYALLDSGNGQKLEQYGPYRIVRPEGQAIWQPALPAKDWDRVDAIFTGDTDEEGMGRWRFPRQPLGETWPMKHDGIDYLGRFTSFRHVGVFPEQASHWDHMAGLIESTRRPVKVLNLFGYTGLASLVAARAGAEVTHVDASKKAIGWARENQEMAGLGNKPIRWIVEDAMKFAEREERRGSRYDIILFDPPAYGRGPKGEVWQLFEHLPALTDICRSILTPKPLAVVLTAYSIRSSFFATHALMRDTFAGMGGRVESGELIIREQSAGRALSTSLFSRWVAK; from the coding sequence GTGCTGACCCGCCGCGAAGGCGTTCTTCCGGCTGAAAAATTGCCGCTGATCCTCGAAGTCGCGCCCAATGCCGATTATGCGCTGCTGGACAGCGGCAACGGCCAGAAACTGGAGCAATACGGCCCCTATCGCATCGTGCGCCCGGAAGGCCAGGCGATCTGGCAGCCGGCACTGCCGGCCAAGGACTGGGATCGGGTCGACGCCATCTTCACCGGCGACACTGACGAGGAAGGCATGGGCCGCTGGCGGTTCCCGCGCCAGCCGCTTGGCGAAACCTGGCCGATGAAACATGACGGCATCGACTATCTCGGCCGCTTCACGTCTTTCCGCCATGTCGGCGTCTTTCCCGAACAGGCCTCGCACTGGGACCATATGGCCGGCCTGATCGAGAGCACCAGGCGACCAGTCAAGGTATTGAACCTGTTCGGCTATACGGGGCTCGCCTCGCTGGTGGCGGCGCGCGCCGGCGCCGAAGTCACCCATGTCGATGCATCCAAGAAAGCCATCGGCTGGGCGCGCGAAAACCAGGAGATGGCAGGCCTCGGCAACAAGCCGATCCGCTGGATCGTCGAGGATGCGATGAAGTTCGCAGAGCGCGAAGAGCGCCGCGGCAGCCGCTACGATATCATCCTGTTCGATCCGCCGGCTTATGGCCGAGGACCAAAAGGCGAGGTCTGGCAATTGTTCGAGCACCTGCCTGCGCTCACCGACATCTGCCGCTCGATCCTGACGCCGAAGCCACTGGCCGTGGTCCTGACTGCCTATTCGATCCGCTCTTCCTTCTTCGCAACCCATGCCCTGATGCGCGATACCTTCGCCGGCATGGGCGGACGTGTGGAATCAGGCGAACTGATCATCCGTGAGCAGTCCGCCGGACGCGCGCTTTCCACCTCCCTTTTCTCGCGTTGGGTGGCAAAATGA
- the lptC gene encoding LPS export ABC transporter periplasmic protein LptC, producing the protein MLARTTDPEGKDEVIVAPKRGELPSERAVAFDSAQRHSRRVRILKLALPVIAGIIAIAFPVYSYLKTPPAAPVQADGSAFSNGKLVMANPKLEGFTKQNLPYSMKALRAIQDVAKESIIGLEGIDAKLPLDKDTSAVVGAAKGVYNRDANTLELANDITMTTTSGMVVKMKSAFLDMAKGNMKTNDPVDIVTRGSHIQSDSMSVEDSGKVLVFEKRVRVNLEPGVLKTTSDKSGEPNAAQ; encoded by the coding sequence ATGTTGGCACGAACGACCGACCCGGAAGGTAAGGACGAGGTTATTGTCGCGCCGAAACGCGGCGAGCTTCCGTCCGAACGTGCGGTTGCCTTCGACAGCGCACAGCGCCATTCGCGCCGCGTTCGTATCCTCAAACTGGCCTTGCCGGTCATCGCTGGCATCATCGCGATCGCCTTTCCGGTCTATTCCTATCTGAAAACCCCGCCTGCAGCCCCCGTCCAGGCTGATGGCAGCGCGTTCTCCAATGGCAAGCTGGTGATGGCCAACCCCAAGCTCGAGGGTTTCACCAAACAGAATCTGCCTTATTCGATGAAGGCGCTGCGGGCGATTCAGGACGTCGCCAAGGAAAGCATCATCGGCCTCGAGGGCATCGATGCCAAGCTGCCGCTCGACAAGGATACGTCGGCGGTGGTCGGCGCAGCCAAGGGGGTCTACAACCGCGATGCCAACACGCTGGAGTTGGCCAACGACATCACCATGACCACCACCAGTGGAATGGTGGTGAAGATGAAATCGGCCTTCCTTGATATGGCGAAAGGCAATATGAAGACGAACGACCCGGTCGACATCGTCACGCGCGGCTCGCATATCCAATCCGACTCCATGTCGGTGGAAGACAGCGGCAAGGTGCTGGTTTTCGAGAAGCGGGTTCGAGTCAACCTGGAGCCTGGCGTTCTGAAGACGACCAGCGACAAGAGCGGAGAGCCGAATGCGGCCCAATAA
- a CDS encoding DUF1049 domain-containing protein: protein MFNRFAVIVIFVPLAIVLIALAVANRELVAFTLDPFNPGNPALTLTLPLFVMLFLALAVGILVGSFATWMRQGRYRKLARQRGVEAENLRQAIARAPSAGQGPALPKPTS, encoded by the coding sequence ATGTTCAACCGCTTCGCTGTCATCGTCATCTTCGTTCCCCTGGCCATCGTGCTGATTGCGCTGGCTGTGGCGAACCGCGAACTGGTTGCCTTCACACTTGACCCGTTCAACCCGGGCAACCCGGCGCTGACGCTCACTCTGCCGCTGTTCGTCATGCTGTTCCTGGCATTGGCCGTGGGCATCCTCGTCGGCTCCTTTGCCACGTGGATGCGCCAGGGTCGCTATCGCAAGCTCGCACGCCAGCGCGGGGTCGAAGCAGAGAACCTGCGCCAGGCGATCGCGCGCGCGCCTTCCGCTGGCCAGGGGCCGGCTCTGCCCAAGCCGACCAGCTGA
- the lspA gene encoding signal peptidase II, whose protein sequence is MKSLTPYALLTIVAIALDQWIKQWVETGLPFQEKIDLVPFLALFRTYNTGIAFSMFSSLSDTGLIAVAAVVVVFVLYLALKTPPNQVLARIGFALIVGGALGNVIDRTVYGHVIDYILFHTPVWSFAIFNLADVFISVGAAAVVLDEFITWRRQPRP, encoded by the coding sequence CTGAAATCGCTGACGCCCTATGCCCTGCTGACCATCGTCGCCATCGCGCTCGACCAATGGATCAAGCAATGGGTCGAAACCGGCCTGCCCTTTCAGGAGAAGATCGACCTCGTCCCCTTTCTGGCGCTTTTCCGCACTTACAACACCGGCATCGCCTTCTCGATGTTTTCGTCGCTGAGCGACACCGGCCTGATCGCCGTTGCCGCGGTAGTGGTCGTCTTCGTGCTCTATCTGGCTCTGAAAACCCCACCAAACCAGGTGCTCGCCCGCATCGGCTTCGCGCTGATTGTCGGCGGTGCGCTGGGCAATGTCATCGACCGCACCGTCTACGGACATGTCATCGACTACATCCTGTTCCACACCCCGGTCTGGTCTTTCGCGATCTTCAACCTGGCCGATGTCTTCATTTCGGTAGGAGCTGCAGCCGTGGTTCTTGACGAATTCATCACCTGGCGGCGACAACCGCGGCCTTAG
- a CDS encoding integration host factor subunit beta — MIKSELVQIIATRNPHLFLRDVENIVGAVFDEITDALAEGNRVELRGFGAFSVKNRPARTGRNPRTGESVEVEEKWVPFFKTGKELRERLNGDK; from the coding sequence ATGATCAAGTCCGAACTCGTCCAAATCATCGCCACCCGCAATCCGCATCTGTTCCTGCGCGATGTCGAAAACATCGTCGGCGCGGTCTTCGACGAAATCACCGACGCGCTCGCAGAGGGCAATCGCGTCGAGCTTCGCGGCTTCGGCGCTTTCTCGGTCAAGAATCGCCCTGCCCGCACCGGCCGCAACCCGCGCACCGGAGAGTCGGTCGAGGTCGAAGAAAAATGGGTGCCGTTCTTCAAGACCGGCAAGGAGCTGCGCGAAAGGCTGAACGGCGACAAGTAA
- a CDS encoding VOC family protein: MQSPNFVILFVDQPQVSGVFYQALFNRTPVESSPTFVLFVLDNGFKLGLWSRHTALPAPAAAGGGSEIVFQLDAPEAVDATHADWAGRGLSILQTPTDLDFGRTFVALDPDQHRLRVYWLNDAENAQP, translated from the coding sequence ATGCAAAGCCCCAACTTCGTCATTCTGTTTGTCGACCAGCCGCAGGTCAGCGGTGTGTTCTATCAGGCGCTTTTCAACCGCACGCCTGTCGAATCGTCACCAACCTTCGTGCTGTTCGTGCTCGACAACGGCTTCAAGCTCGGCCTGTGGTCGCGCCATACGGCGCTGCCTGCTCCTGCCGCTGCCGGCGGAGGCTCCGAGATCGTTTTCCAGCTGGACGCCCCTGAAGCCGTTGATGCGACGCACGCCGATTGGGCTGGCCGCGGTCTTTCCATCCTGCAGACGCCGACGGACCTGGATTTCGGTCGCACCTTCGTGGCTCTCGATCCCGACCAGCACAGGCTGCGTGTCTACTGGCTGAATGACGCAGAAAACGCTCAGCCATGA
- a CDS encoding DUF982 domain-containing protein: MNEGWFSKVVPVATGILGDIRHISNARQAIDLLTNHWPDAGTRKHLDAKRASQAVINGNATGDTAREAFVEAAREARILVE; encoded by the coding sequence ATGAACGAAGGCTGGTTTTCGAAAGTCGTGCCGGTAGCCACCGGCATACTGGGCGACATTCGCCATATTTCAAACGCAAGGCAGGCGATCGACCTGCTGACCAACCACTGGCCGGATGCAGGCACGCGCAAACATCTCGATGCCAAGCGCGCCTCGCAGGCCGTCATCAATGGCAACGCCACGGGCGACACGGCAAGGGAAGCCTTCGTCGAAGCCGCTCGCGAGGCCCGTATCCTGGTCGAGTGA
- a CDS encoding MDR family oxidoreductase translates to MPDTFKAILVSRDEDKKQSVTVTELTEADLMEGDVVVAVEATTVNYKDGLAITGKAPVVRRWPLVPGIDFAGTVLSSSHADWRKGDRVILNGWGVGETHYGAYAERARVKGDWLVPLPEGITAHDAMAVGTAGYTAMLSVMALERHGIVPQRGPVIVTGAAGGVGSVAVSILSKLGYHVIASTGRASEEAWLRDLGAAEIVARDELTGPAKPLAKERWAGGIDAVGSTTLANVLSMTAYGGAIAACGLAGGMDLPSSVAPFILRGVSLLGIDSVMAPKEVRIEAWRRIGSDLDLAKLKALSNTIGFDGIIAAATDIVEGKIRGRVVVDMEPAD, encoded by the coding sequence GTGCCGGACACCTTCAAAGCCATTCTTGTCTCTCGCGACGAAGACAAGAAACAGTCGGTCACGGTCACCGAGCTGACTGAAGCCGATCTGATGGAAGGCGATGTCGTCGTTGCGGTCGAGGCCACGACGGTGAACTACAAGGACGGGCTGGCGATCACCGGCAAGGCGCCCGTCGTGCGCCGCTGGCCGCTGGTGCCCGGCATCGATTTCGCCGGCACGGTGCTCTCATCCAGCCATGCCGACTGGCGCAAGGGCGATCGCGTCATCCTGAACGGCTGGGGCGTCGGCGAGACCCATTACGGCGCCTATGCCGAGCGCGCTCGCGTCAAGGGTGACTGGCTGGTGCCGCTACCGGAAGGCATCACGGCGCATGACGCCATGGCTGTCGGCACCGCGGGTTATACAGCGATGCTTTCGGTGATGGCGCTCGAGCGCCACGGCATCGTGCCGCAGCGTGGGCCGGTGATCGTGACGGGAGCCGCCGGCGGCGTCGGTTCCGTCGCCGTCTCGATCCTGTCGAAACTTGGCTACCACGTCATCGCCTCGACCGGACGGGCTTCGGAAGAGGCCTGGCTGCGCGATCTCGGCGCAGCCGAGATCGTCGCCCGCGACGAGCTGACCGGACCGGCGAAACCGCTCGCCAAGGAGCGTTGGGCGGGTGGTATCGACGCTGTCGGCTCCACCACGCTGGCCAACGTCCTCTCGATGACCGCCTATGGCGGTGCCATCGCTGCGTGCGGCCTGGCTGGCGGCATGGACCTGCCCTCATCGGTCGCTCCGTTCATCCTGCGCGGCGTCTCGCTGCTCGGCATCGATTCCGTCATGGCGCCAAAGGAAGTGCGGATCGAAGCCTGGCGGCGCATCGGCAGTGACCTCGATCTGGCAAAACTCAAGGCGCTTTCCAACACCATCGGCTTTGACGGCATCATTGCCGCCGCAACCGACATCGTCGAGGGCAAGATCCGTGGCCGGGTCGTCGTTGACATGGAGCCTGCCGATTAA
- a CDS encoding ornithine cyclodeaminase family protein: MLTISAAEVDRALTFSGLVETLRTAFHDGAVQPVRHHHTVERPDGAASTLLLMPAWTDLNAAGTSRDGHIGVKIVTVSPDNNAIAKPAVMGLYLLLDGKTGEPQALIDGQRLTQWRTACASALAASYLAREDASRLLVIGAGALSPFLAKAHSAVRPITSIRIWNRTLANAEKVAADLRAEGLPAEAATDLEAELAEADIVSSATISNEPLVRGARVKPGAHIDLVGGFTPTMREADDAAITRARVYVDTRAGATKEAGDIVQPLASGALSHEAIIADLHELARGQKRGRESAEEVTLFKSVGAALEDLAAGIAVYKALKS, translated from the coding sequence ATGCTGACCATTTCGGCCGCCGAGGTCGATCGCGCGCTGACGTTCTCCGGCCTGGTCGAGACGCTCCGCACCGCCTTCCACGACGGCGCTGTGCAGCCGGTACGCCATCACCATACGGTCGAACGGCCTGACGGTGCTGCTTCCACTTTGCTGCTGATGCCGGCCTGGACCGACCTCAATGCCGCGGGCACTTCCAGGGATGGCCACATCGGCGTCAAGATCGTCACGGTTTCACCCGACAACAATGCAATTGCCAAACCCGCGGTGATGGGACTCTATCTGCTTCTTGACGGCAAGACCGGCGAACCACAGGCGTTGATCGACGGCCAGCGGCTGACGCAATGGCGCACCGCCTGCGCTTCGGCGCTCGCCGCCTCCTATCTCGCGCGCGAGGATGCATCCCGACTGCTGGTAATCGGTGCCGGCGCACTGTCGCCATTCCTGGCCAAGGCACATTCGGCGGTCAGGCCGATCACGTCGATCCGCATCTGGAACCGCACGCTGGCCAACGCCGAAAAAGTTGCGGCCGATCTCCGCGCGGAGGGCTTGCCGGCGGAAGCCGCGACCGACCTCGAGGCTGAGCTTGCCGAGGCAGACATCGTTTCCTCCGCGACCATTTCCAACGAACCGTTGGTCAGGGGCGCTCGCGTCAAGCCGGGTGCCCATATAGACCTCGTCGGTGGCTTCACGCCGACCATGCGCGAGGCCGACGATGCGGCCATTACCCGTGCCCGCGTCTATGTCGACACCCGTGCTGGTGCCACCAAGGAGGCCGGCGACATCGTCCAGCCACTCGCCTCCGGCGCGCTTAGCCACGAAGCCATCATCGCCGACCTGCACGAATTGGCGCGGGGCCAGAAGCGAGGGCGCGAAAGCGCAGAAGAAGTCACGCTGTTCAAGTCGGTTGGCGCGGCACTCGAGGATCTTGCAGCGGGCATCGCCGTCTACAAAGCCTTGAAATCCTGA
- a CDS encoding EVE domain-containing protein, with the protein MTRYWLTVASAAHVRRGRAEGFMQVNHGKAAPLRRIKPGDGVVYYSPSTVLGEKDGLRSFTAIGQVRIGEPYQGDMGEGFRPFRRDVAWQPSHETPITPLLDRLELTAGKSNWGYQLRFGLVELTELDFQRIAEAMGVSASNDQGTK; encoded by the coding sequence ATGACGCGGTACTGGCTCACTGTGGCCTCGGCCGCGCATGTCAGGCGCGGTCGGGCCGAAGGTTTCATGCAGGTGAACCACGGCAAGGCTGCCCCTCTGCGCCGCATCAAACCGGGCGATGGCGTCGTCTACTATTCACCGAGCACCGTGCTCGGTGAAAAGGACGGCCTGCGTTCCTTCACCGCCATTGGCCAGGTCCGGATTGGCGAACCTTACCAGGGCGACATGGGCGAAGGCTTTCGGCCGTTCCGGCGAGACGTGGCCTGGCAACCATCGCATGAGACGCCGATCACGCCGCTGCTCGACCGGCTGGAGCTGACCGCCGGAAAGTCCAATTGGGGCTATCAGCTGCGGTTCGGGCTGGTCGAACTGACCGAACTCGATTTTCAACGGATCGCCGAGGCGATGGGCGTTTCCGCGAGCAATGATCAAGGCACCAAGTGA
- the sppA gene encoding signal peptide peptidase SppA, with the protein MTLRADDLIDRRRLRRKLTFWRVAAIAVLLIGLATLSAWYYRGGESTGVDHIAKIKIEGTITQDDELIRRIEAVRKASHVKGVILLVNSPGGTTVGGETIYDAVRKLAAEKPVVTEVGTLAASAGYMIASASDYIVAHQTSIVGSIGVLIQYPDVTGLMDKIGVKLEEVKSSPLKASPSPFAPTTEEARAMVRKLIMDSYDWFVDIVAERRKLPRPQALALADGSIFTGRQAVANKLIDALGGEQEAVKWLGTKGVDEKLKVVEWKSTERGSLFLPNAMVRQIGRALGLPVESEEVLRQIGADRLFLDGLVSVWHP; encoded by the coding sequence ATGACCCTGAGAGCCGACGACCTGATCGACCGACGCCGCCTGCGGCGCAAGCTGACCTTCTGGCGCGTCGCTGCCATCGCCGTGCTGCTGATCGGACTGGCCACCCTGTCCGCCTGGTATTACCGCGGCGGCGAGAGCACCGGCGTCGATCACATCGCCAAGATCAAGATCGAAGGCACCATCACCCAGGACGACGAACTGATCCGCCGCATCGAGGCGGTGCGCAAGGCGTCGCATGTCAAGGGCGTGATTCTGTTGGTCAATTCGCCAGGCGGCACCACCGTGGGCGGCGAGACCATCTACGATGCCGTACGCAAGCTTGCCGCCGAAAAGCCGGTCGTGACCGAAGTCGGCACGCTGGCGGCATCCGCCGGCTACATGATCGCCAGTGCTTCGGACTACATCGTCGCACACCAGACCTCGATCGTCGGCTCGATCGGCGTGCTGATCCAGTATCCCGACGTGACCGGCTTGATGGACAAGATCGGCGTCAAGCTCGAGGAGGTGAAATCCTCGCCGCTCAAGGCATCGCCTTCGCCGTTCGCGCCGACCACCGAGGAAGCGCGTGCCATGGTGCGCAAGCTGATCATGGACAGCTATGACTGGTTCGTTGACATCGTCGCCGAACGGCGCAAGCTGCCGAGGCCACAGGCACTGGCGCTTGCCGACGGCTCGATCTTCACCGGCCGCCAGGCTGTCGCCAACAAGCTGATCGACGCGCTGGGCGGCGAACAGGAGGCCGTGAAGTGGCTCGGCACCAAGGGTGTCGACGAAAAACTGAAGGTCGTCGAGTGGAAGAGCACGGAGCGCGGCAGCCTCTTTCTTCCCAACGCGATGGTCCGTCAGATCGGCCGCGCGCTCGGCCTGCCGGTGGAGAGCGAAGAGGTGTTGCGCCAGATCGGCGCCGACCGCTTGTTCCTTGACGGTCTCGTCTCGGTCTGGCACCCTTGA
- a CDS encoding LptA/OstA family protein — MRPNNMKWLAAAAFLAAASVPAFAQSAQTNMSGLKLSGDKPIQIESDKLEVRQEQNLAIFTGNVSVVQGPTLLKAGVLKVYYLKDAAAGKDGSKSAAMAGPALGGSTNIDHLEVDGTVYLKSDDQIATGERGTFDMKSQVLVLTGSKVVLSQGDNVLTGCKLTVQMKSGLANVDGCSKGGSGRVMMQINPDSTKKP, encoded by the coding sequence ATGCGGCCCAATAACATGAAGTGGCTTGCTGCTGCGGCATTTCTGGCAGCTGCATCCGTGCCAGCCTTCGCGCAGTCGGCCCAGACCAACATGTCCGGCCTGAAACTTTCCGGCGACAAGCCGATCCAGATCGAAAGTGACAAGCTTGAGGTCAGGCAGGAACAGAACCTCGCCATCTTCACGGGCAATGTCAGCGTGGTGCAGGGTCCGACCCTGCTGAAGGCCGGCGTCCTGAAAGTGTACTATTTGAAGGATGCCGCCGCCGGCAAGGACGGCTCGAAGAGTGCGGCCATGGCTGGTCCCGCGCTTGGCGGCTCGACCAATATCGACCATCTCGAAGTCGACGGGACCGTTTATCTCAAGTCCGATGATCAGATCGCCACCGGCGAGCGCGGCACTTTTGACATGAAAAGCCAGGTTCTGGTGCTGACCGGTTCCAAGGTGGTGCTGAGCCAGGGCGACAATGTGCTCACCGGCTGCAAGCTGACCGTGCAGATGAAATCCGGCCTTGCCAATGTCGACGGCTGCAGCAAAGGCGGTTCCGGCCGCGTCATGATGCAGATCAATCCGGATTCGACCAAGAAACCCTGA